A single window of Colletotrichum higginsianum IMI 349063 chromosome 8, whole genome shotgun sequence DNA harbors:
- a CDS encoding AflYd/sugR/sugar regulator, giving the protein MEKKKTRMSNPCDGCSLRRVRCSGGRPCGECRKRSLDCTFMRVPRKRGPKGPRVSTSNRVAQYQEQIRQDQASDPGPESPDTGLGRSPQSPVSNFADEQIRQRRPPSHSSMDDGALDPLLNGFDPGCPQLPLWLYIEYLEKFRDSLTPVWPIVDIDSLVGRLKKQSPDDYEAFALAGAVCATVIAQLRLSQLRLPKQQRSTSDISVVAETFARHAQHLRDQHSYRESESTDSLLTAFFLHVYFANTERIRAGAMYLHEAIAQLSLQRLHQPETFDHLPEEQRELMLRIFWLVFVTERTFCVQNGFPTCLSPIRAWPSERYQVFGLGGLDPSFQLLSRLFTLLDDNLLMPGERLVPKSGPRTPGSLYQGLSTMAEGPVSVIGPTLPEIQRVNVTITWHWIRILWWQYALQHCRMSSSMDDTMLSMLGPASVAHQTVQLFASVSHQAIRTHGYGMELKIFRIADSLVDLLACNPRLLSSGSGMLLGARDTLHALENALVLVGGKGSLFYKKLQLCMAEVRLPVADVRALPYEREITLEDEA; this is encoded by the exons atggagaagaaaaagacgCGGATGAGCAACCCCTGTGACGGCTGCTCCCTGCGGCGGGTACGTtgcagcggcggccgtccATGTGGAGAGTGCCGGAAACGCTCTCTGGATTGCACCTTTATGCGAGTTCCTCGAAAAAGGGGACCCAAGGGACCGCGTGTGAGCACATCCAACAGAGTCGCGCAGTACCAGGAACAGATCCGTCAAGACCAAGCATCTGACCCCGGCCCCGAGAGCCCGGACACGGGGCTGGGCCGCTCACCGCAATCGCCGGTCTCGAACTTCGCCGACGAACAGATCCGCCAGCGTCGACCGCCGTCCCATTCGAGtatggacgacggcgccttGGACCCCTTGTTGAATGGCTTCGACCCCGGATGCCCCCAGCTGCCGCTGTGGCTCTACATCGAATACCTGGAAAAGTTCAGGGACAGCCTCACTCCCGTCTGGCccatcgtcgacatcgactCCCTCGTGGGGCGGCTCAAAAAGCAGTCCCCGGACGACTACGAGGCCTTCGCCCTGGCGGGCGCCGTATGCGCAACCGTCATCGCCCAGCTCCGCCTCTCCCAGCTCCGCCTCCCCAAGCAGCAGAGGTCCACGTCGGACATCAGCGTTGTCGCCGAGACCTTTGCGCGGCACGCGCAGCACCTGCGCGACCAGCACAGCTACCGCGAGAGCGAGTCGACCGACTCCCTCCTCACGGCCTTCTTCCTGCACGTCTACTTCGCCAACACGGAGAGGATCCGGGCCGGCGCGATGTACCTGCACGAGGCGATCGCCCAGCTGTCTCTGCAGAGGCTGCACCAGCCCGAGACGTTCGACCACCTCCCGGAGGAGCAGAGGGAGTTGATGCTGCGGATATTCTGGCTCGTTTTTGTCACTGAAAG AACATTCTGTGTTCAAAACGGCTTCCCGACTTGCCTCTCCCCCATACGAGCGTGGCCTTCCGAGAGGTATCAAGTATTCGGCCTGGGCGGTTTGGACCCGTCCTTTCAGCTGCTCTCCCGGCTGTTcaccctgctcgacgacaaccTGCTGATGCCAGGAGAGAGGCTGGTCCCAAAGTCCGGCCCTCGCACCCCGGGCAGCCTGTACCAAGGGTTGTCGACCATGGCCGAAGGCCCCGTGTCGGTAATCGGGCCCACGCTCCCGGAGATACAGCGAGTCAACGTCACCATCACGTGGCACTGGATCCGGATCCTATGGTGGCAGTACGCCCTGCAGCACTGTCGCATGTCGAGCAGCATGGATGACACCATGCTGTCGATGCTGGGGCCCGCCTCGGTTGCCCATCAGACCGTGCAACTATTTGCGTCAGTGTCTCATCAGGCGATCCGGACGCATGGATATGGGATG GAGCTCAAGATCTTTCGGATTGCGGATTCCTTGGTGGACCTGCTGGCATGCAACCCGCGGCTTCTCAGCTCCGGGAGCGGTATGCTCCTGGGGGCGAGAGACACCTTGCACGCTCTCGAAAATGCCCTGGTTCTGGTGGGAGGCAAAGGATCTCTGTTCTACAAGAAGCTTCAGCTTTGCATGGCCGAAGTCCGGCTCCCGGTGGCTGACGTCCGAGCCTTGCCTTATGAACGAGAGATTACTTTGGAAGACGAGGCGTAG
- a CDS encoding Sulphydryl oxidase, giving the protein MKFSLSSLVLSAASSLVLATPIDNTFVYDAVIIGGGPAGLSVASALGRVRRNTLLIDSGEYRNAPTRHMHDVIGFDGVTPAWYRYAAREQISHYKTVTLTNGTVTKIAGSDAENFLVTTNCADNSLKTVRTRKIVLATGLKDNLPETPGIWENWGKGIYWCPWCDGHEHADQSLGLLAASFSDLPSLVREILTLNTDLVAFANGTDTEAARAETEAKNPKFQEFLDLHKVPVENRTITAITRLRNADDDPKADPSLPTAPEHDLFSVEFAEGDPIQRAAFLLSFPDEQRSTIGAETGVQLWGGRLAAESSKGHATNVPGIYAVGDANSDNSTNVPHALFSGKRAAVFLHVRLAKEDQAKETGVNVTALRRELELDERSVWEAANGQPGEILYAGEFDQ; this is encoded by the exons ATGAAGTTCTCCCTCAGCTCTCTCGTGCTGTCGGCAGCGTCGAGCCTGGTGCTCGCCACGCCCATCGACAACACCTTCGTCtacgacgccgtcatcatcggaGGCGGTCCCGCAGGACTTAGCGTCGCGAGCGCCCTCGGCCGTGTGCGCCGCAACACCCTGCTCATCGACTCCGGAGAGTACCGCAATGCGCCCACGAGACACATGCACGATGTCATCGGCTTCGATG GCGTCACCCCGGCCTGGTACCGCTACGCGGCCCGCGAGCAGATCTCTCACTACAAGACCGTCACCCTGACCAACGGAACCGTCACCAAGATCGCCGGCAGCGACGCCGAGAACTTCCTCGTCACGACCAACTGCGCCGACAACTCGCTCAAGACGGTGCGCACGCGCAAGatcgtcctcgccaccggCCTGAAGGACAACCTGCCCGAGACGCCCGGTATCTGGGAGAACTGGGGCAAGGGCATCTACTGG TGCCCCTGGTGTGACGGCCACGAGCACGCCGACCAGTCCCTCGGTCTGCTGGCGGCCTCCTTCAGcgacctcccctccctcgtccGCGAGATCCTGACCCTCAAcaccgacctcgtcgccttcgccaacggcaccgacaccgaggccgcccgcgccgagaccgaggccaAGAACCCCAAGTTCCAGGAGTTCCTCGACCTGCACAAGGTCCCGGTCGAGAACCgcaccatcaccgccatcACCCGCCTCCgcaacgccgacgacgaccccaAGGCCGACCCGtcgctgccgacggcgcccgaGCACGACCTCTTCTCGGTCGAgttcgccgagggcgacccCATCCAGCGCGCCGCCTTCCTCCTCAGCTTCCCCGACGAGCAGCGCAGCaccatcggcgccgagacCGGCGTCCAGCTCTGGGGCGGCCGGCTCGCGGCCGAGTCGTCCAAGGGCCACGCCACCAACGTCCCGGGCATctacgccgtcggcgacgccaacTCGGACAACAGCACCAACGTGCCGCACGCGCTCTTCAGCGGCAAGCGGGCGGCCGTCTTCCTGCATG TGAGACTTGCCAAGGAGgaccaggccaaggagaCTGGCGTCAACGTCACCGCCCTCCGTAgagagctggagctggacgagCGCTCCGTCTGGGAGGCCGCCAACGGCCAGCCCGGTGAGATCCTGTACGCCGGCGAGTTTGACCAGTAA
- a CDS encoding 2OG-Fe(II) oxygenase superfamily protein, protein MACSRPGDPPTRQSNPGAGAADGLTSDGGDPDPISIMPSAVSPEAPPLPKWQRPENTKYELPWADIAVIDISKFDQPGGKKQLAEDLRQAVHETGFFGLINTGFTPEEVQRQYDIGQGFFRLPVEDKARPGNTCDFAKGNYFGYRSAHDKKMQGTDVLNNVESVNIAKFIPKYQDEPFHPFFEPFRAEIEDFSRRSLELASKVFTLFSIILELPEDYFSSRHAYGSPSEDHLRYMRYHPRALADDLKVANTWSRAHTDFGSLTLLWSQDVAGLQIKTAETGEWRHVPPVDDDGTGVVCNVGDTLEFWSAGYLKSTTHRVVRPPEDQAHLLRQGLFYFVRPGDDVDIKPAPSPLLRRLGLVREDAAGDEAPPVRGLQYVRERVRDYHDHNDYADKKGQKFRVGNLEIEDEAV, encoded by the exons ATGGCGTGCTCGAGGCCCGGCGATCCTCCGACGCGGCAGAGTAATCCCGGCGCGGGGGCAGCCGACGGCCTGACATCAGATGGAGGG GACCCCGAccccatctccatcatgCCGTCGGCCGTTTCTCCAGAGGCGCCTCCCCTGCCCAAGTGGCAACGTCCGGAAAATACAAAGTACGAGCTCCCGTGGGCAGACATCGCCGTGATAGACATCAGCAAGTTCGACCAGCCGGGCGGGAAGAAGCAGCTGGCTGAAGACCTCCGTCAAGCC GTTcatgagacaggcttctttGGTCTCATCAACACCGGCTTCACGCCGGAGGAGGTACAGCGACAGTATGACATTGGACAAGGCTTCTTCCGTCTTCCCGTGGAGGACAAGGCGAGGCCGGGCAACACGTGCGACTTTGCCAAGGGCAACTACTTTGGGTACAGATCG GCGCATGATAAGAAGATGCAAGGGACCGACGTTCTCAACAATGTTGAGTCCGTGAACATCGCCAAGTTCATTCCAAAGTACCAGGACGAGCCATTCCATCCCTTCTTTGAGCCGTTCCGCGCCGAGATTGAGGATTTCTCAAGA CGCtccctcgagctcgccagcAAGGTCTTCACCctcttctccatcatcctcgagCTGCCGGAAGACTACTTCTCCTCGCGCCACGCCTACGGGTCCCCGAGCGAGGACCACCTCCGGTACATGCGCTACCACCCGCgggccctcgccgacgacctcaagGTCGCAAACACCTGGTCGCGCGCGCACACCGACTTCGGCTCCCTGACGCTCCTCTGGAGCcaggacgtcgccggcctgcaGATCAAGACGGCCGAAACGGGCGAGTGGCGCCACGTgccgcccgtcgacgacgacggcaccggcgtcGTCTGCAACGTCGGCGACACGCTCGAATTCTGGTCCGCGGGCTACCTCAAGTCGACGACGCACCGCGTCGTGCGGCCGCCCGAGGACCAGGCCCACCTGCTCCGCCAGGGCCTGTTCTACTTCGTGcggcccggcgacgacgtcgacatcaagccggcgccgtcgccgctgctgagGCGGCTCGGCCTGGTGCgggaggacgccgccggcgacgaggcgccGCCGGTCAGGGGCCTGCAGTACGTGCGGGAGCGGGTGAGGGACTACCACGACCACAACGACTACGCGGACAAGAAGGGCCAGAAGTTCAGGGTCGGCAACCTGGAGATTGAAGACGAGGCCGTttga
- a CDS encoding kelch domain-containing protein — translation MSFVNLSRPPLDHRPHSDSHTRPRFNSQNTSDRLREGSGLRPPPFSMVSNIKKGRKSVFKELGLDDDFSDDCASPATESFQHARERNESMLSEKGLGDVSGLASKREDTLNDDGNDDNDNDDDDDNDGGEDRSSETEQRDIQTEHRRTNSNQASKHSWYNKLSQGYRRPRIRTASSAPPPTVSSLHRLGMIVLLIAVILPAFSYNNGRQKIGSGADAGVIRPRQTASTDVCLRWAQQAALLNGTLYMYGGQSKTDKSQTVNTWNNDFLTLDLTQSWDTKSPALKGMKRPDGPPAVANGFLWQDYDNLYLYGGQFADNDGAEGVYATVPPMSIWRYSVKGDSWIEFKDPRTSAGNYSTAANTPVQRSAEGAGLSVPELGLSWYFGGHLDWLTTEGWSIHTPRVYLKSLLEFTHPGFSNTGVDTLRGAGAADGGVFRNITEGGLQETDAFPERADGVLVFVPGWGVRGVLIGMAGGSDRTFVDDLGTLDVFDIATSEWYHQRTTGDRPSVRVNPCAAIASAPDASSFQIYFFGGQTLQPFGNQTQYNDMYILSIPAFTWIKVDAGDGVPAPRAGHTCTMRDGQIIVAGGYIGPDANCESPGVYVFDASNLRWTSSFEAGDHPADLSPENSVLAGSYGYKVPDKVQSVIGGSSDGGATATTPAAGPATGGPFATGRSPVFTITQGGSTATITSFGPTSTSNPDESGGDGRGTNPGLIAAGVIAGILGALALYLGFCAWLYRRQVAAYKQHLSQVNRYSGASPMHFEEAAGFFPGRAAGKGGRGHKRDGSTVSDESFSWVGTGVEPKWMTDDPTPGGSGSGGGGSSSVGGPPRKSEDARTFRSGPSGTANDPRTSSSRHANTDNESVSSTEQLLEGQEPSFFSVVMGPRRALRVVNSSE, via the exons ATGTCCTTTGTTAACCTCTCCCGCCCACCTCTCGATCATCGACCACACAGCGACTCGCATACTCGGCCCCGGTTCAACTCGCAAAACACATCCGACCGTCTGAGAGAGGGATCCGGTCTCAGGCCACCACCGTTCTCAATGGTCAGCAACATCAAGAAAGGCAGGAAATCGGTATTCAAGGAGCTGGGACTAGACGACGACTTCAGCGACGACtgcgcctcgcccgccacAGAGTCATTCCAACATGCTCGTGAGCGAAACGAGTCGATGCTAAGCGAGAAGGGATTGGGAGACGTATCGGGATTGGCTTCGAAGCGCGAGGATACTTTGAACGATGATGGCAACGATGACAACGataacgacgacgacgacgacaatgatGGCGGGGAGGACAGGAGTTCAGAGACAGAACAACGCGATATACAAACAGAGCACCGTCGCACGAACTCGAACCAGGCCTCCAAACACTCGTGGTACAACAAGCTCTCGCAGGGCTaccggcggccgaggatcAGGACGGCTTCAAGTGCGCCACCTCCCACCGTCTCGAGCCTACACCGGCTCGGCATGATTGTGTTGCTCATCGCTGTCATCCTCCCGGCCTTTAGTTATAACAATGGTCGTCAGAAAATTGGAAGCGGCGCGGACGCGGGCGTGATACGTCCGAGgcagacggcgtcgacggacGTCTGTCTGAGATGGGCTCAGCAAG CGGCCTTGCTCAACGGAACCCTGTACATGTACGGCGGCCAATCCAAGACGGATAAGTCGCAGACGGTCAATACGTGGA ACAACGACTTCCTCACCCTCGACCTGACGCAGTCGTGGGACACGAAGTCGCCTGCCCTGAAGGGCATGAAGAGACCCGACGGACCCCCCGCGGTAGCCAACGGCTTCCTCTGGCAGGACTACGATAACCTCTATCTTTACGGCGGCCAGTTTGCCGACAATGACGGCGCGGAGGGCGTTTACGCCACGGTgcctcccatgtccatctgGCGATACTCCGTCAAGGGCGACTCCTGGATCGAGTTCAAAGACCCCCGTACCTCGGCCGGCAACTACTCGACCGCGGCCAACACGCCCGTCCAGCGCTCAGCAGAAGGCGCTGGCCTGTCGGTACCCGAGCTCGGCTTGAGCTGGTATTTCGGCGGCCACCTCGACTGGCTCACGACCGAAGGCTGGTCGATCCACACGCCTAGGGTCTACCTCAAGAGCCTGCTGGAGTTCACCCACCCGGGCTTCTCCAACACGGGCGTCGACACCctccgcggcgccggggccgccgacggcggcgtcttccGCAACATCACCGAGGGCGGCCTGCAGGAGACGGACGCGTTCCCGGAGAGGGCCGACGGCGTGCTGGTCTTCGTGCCCGGCTGGGGCGTCCGGGGCGTCCTGATCGGCATGGCCGGCGGGTCGGACAGGACattcgtcgacgacctcgggaCGCTGGACGTCTTTGACATTGCCACGTCCGAGTGGTACCACCAGCGCACGACGGGCGATCGGCCATCTGTGCGCGTCAACCCttgcgccgccatcgccagcgCCCCGGATGCGTCCAGCTTCCAGATCTACTTCTTCGGTGGCCAGACCCTCCAGCCTTTT GGAAACCAAACGCAGTACAACGACATGTACATCCTCTCCATACCCGCTTTCACCTGGATCAAGGTGGACGCGGGCGACGGGGTCCCCGCGCCCCGGGCGGGACACACGTGTACCATGCGCGACGGCCagatcatcgtcgccggcgggTACATCGGCCCAGATGCCAATTGCGAATCGCCCGGCGTGTACGTGTTCGACGCGAGCAACCTCCGGTGGACGAGCTccttcgaggccggcgatCACCCGGCGGACCTGAGCCCCGAGAACTCAGTCCTCGCCGGCTCGTACGGCTACAAAGTCCCCGACAAGGTGCAAagcgtcatcggcggcagctcCGACGGCGGAGCCACCGCGACgaccccggccgccggccccgCCACCGGCGGTCCGTTCGCTACCGGCAGGTCTCCGGTCTTCACCATCACGCAGGGCGGCTCGACCGCCACGATCACGTCTTTCGGCCCGACGAGCACCTCGAACCCCGACGAGAGCGGAGGGGACGGCCGAGGCACGAACCCGGGCCTCATCGCGGCGggcgtcatcgccggcatcctcGGCGCGCTGGCGCTGTACCTGGGCTTCTGCGCCTGGCTGTACCGCCGCCAGGTTGCCGCCTACAAGCAGCACCTCTCGCAGGTGAACCGCTACTCTGGCGCCAGCCCGATGCActtcgaggaggcggccggaTTCTTCCCTGGCCGGGCCGCGGGCAAGGGAGGCCGCGGGCATAAACGCGACGGCAGTACCGTCAGCGACGAGTCATTCTCGTGGGTCGGCACGGGGGTCGAGCCGAAGTGGATGACGGACGATCCGACCCCGGGCGGCTCCgggtccggcggcggcggtagcaGCAGCGTAGGCGGACCTCCGAGGAAGAGCGAGGACGCGAGGACGTTCAGGAGCGGCCCGAGCGGGACGGCGAACGacccgaggacgagctcgagcaggCACGCCAATACGGACAACGAGAGCGTGTCCAGCACGGAGCAGCTGctcgagggccaggagccgagcttcttctcggtcGTCATGGGTCCCCGCCGCGCCCTGAGGGTTGTCAACAGCAGCGAGTGA
- a CDS encoding High-affinity nicotinic acid transporter, which translates to MGHRTTSPGAMSSLVEEKPLLKTAHRKVDKRLLVWYSFVYLIMRIHVSNISNAAIVNLEQGTGIRRQLGDLSSSQWAWALSIFYYPYMFFEPLATLALKRFSPSVWMSRIMITWVLIKGIISMCQGATQNYAGILACRFFLGLAEAGFYPGVLYHLSFWYPTQKLPLRIGFFYACGMFSGTISGLLAYAISFMNGVGGLAGWRWLFILEGIPAILCGIYTFFFLPNYPETVTFLTESERDAVMADLPEQAPNMNAKTFNLQQVKELFRNPTFIPFLMIWITHGIGGWGISFVLPTVIYELGISNTAISQVMTMPPFTLVFVILLSLAFLVHTRRLSPWVAGLGLEAAQIVCYVLLITVKHPIAKYVFVMIATAASQSFFAIIWPERIRAAKGTTTAGLAIGLTNASCQLMGIVGPQIYQPKFGPTYRVSYSCSIGLLCGTLLAVSSAWFLVARQDRADGVQGSGTGGSDTETGVNIGEEGRESKG; encoded by the exons ATGGGCCATCGGACAACATCACCGGGCGCCATGTCCTCGCTCGTGGAAGAGAAGCCGCTGCTGAAGACGGCTCACCGAAAGGTCGACAAACGGCTGCTCGTGTGGTACTCCTTCGTCTACCTCATCATGCGCATCCACGTCAGCAACATCagcaacgccgccatcgtcaacctcgaACAGGGCACCGGCATCCGCAGACAGCTCGGGGACCTCTCCAGCTCGCAGTGGGCCTGGGCTCTGAGCATCTTCTACTACCCCTACATGTTCTTCGAGCCGCTGGCGACGCTGGCGCTCAAGAGGTTCTCGCCCTCGGTCTGGATGAGCCGCATCATGATCACCTGGGTAC TCATCAAGGGCATCATCTCCATGTGCCAGGGCGCGACCCAGAACTATGCCGGGATACTTGCGTGCCGCTTCTTTCTaggcctcgccgaggcgggcTTCTACCCGGGCGTTTTGTACCATCTCAGCTTCTGGTATCCGACCCAGAAGCTTCCGCTCAGAATC GGCTTCTTCTATGCTTGTGGCATGTTTTCGGGCACGATTAGTGGCCTGCTTG CATATGCCATTTCCTTCATGAATGGCGTCGGAGGTCTTGCTGGCTGGAGATGG TTGTTCATCCTCGAAGGCATTCCGGCAATCCTGTGTGGAATCTACAcattcttcttcctgcccaACT ACCCTGAGACAGTCACGTTTCTCACAGAGTCCGAACGGGACGCTGTCATGGCCGATCTCCCGGAGCAAGCCCCCAATATGAACGCCAAGACCTTCAACCTCCAGCAGGTCAAGGAGCTCTTCCGTAACCCGACCTTCATCCCGTTCCTGATGATCTGGATCACGCATGGCATCGGTGGATGGGGCATCTCTTTTGTCTTGCCGACAGTCATCTACGAGCTGGGCATCTCCAACACGGCAATCTCGCAGGTCATGACGATG CCGCCCTTCACTCTCGTTTTTGTCATCCTTCTATCGCTCGCATTCCTCGTCCACACCCGGAGGCTGAGCCCGTGGGTCGCTGGACTGGGCCTGGAAGCCGCCCAGATCGTTTGCTACGTGCTTCTCATCACTGTCAAGCACCCCATCGCGAA ATACGTCTTTGTCATGATTGCAACAGCCGCATCGCAGAGTTTCTTTGCCATCATTTGGCCGG AGCGTATCAGAGCAGCAAAGGGAACGACAACTGCTGGCCTTGCCATTGGACTCACGAAC GCCTCATGCCAACTCATGGGCATTGTA GGCCCCCAGATATACCAACCAAAGTTCGGACCGACTTATCGCGTGAGCTACTCTTGCTCCATCGGGCTGCTCTGCGGGACGCTGCTGGCCGTCTCCAGCGCTTGGTTCCTCGTTGCCCGGCAGGATCGCGCCGACGGAGTCCAGGGGAGCGGGACGGGAGGGTCGGACACAGAAACCGGGGTCAACATAGGAGAGGAGGGACGGGAATCCAAAGGTTGA